A stretch of Gemmatimonadaceae bacterium DNA encodes these proteins:
- the nrfH gene encoding cytochrome c nitrite reductase small subunit, producing the protein MTRTRTLAIIAAVLVGISAGLGFFTFGYAKGASYLTNDPAACANCHVMSEHYSAWLKGSHRSVATCNDCHTPHNLVGKYTTKALNGFWHSFYFTTGNYPDPLRITPRNNRVTEQACRYCHGEIVSAIDPDPHASEESRAGEPISCIRCHAYVGHWVR; encoded by the coding sequence ATGACGCGTACCCGGACGCTGGCTATTATTGCCGCGGTGCTCGTCGGCATATCCGCGGGGCTGGGCTTCTTCACGTTCGGCTACGCCAAAGGGGCGTCGTACCTCACCAACGATCCAGCCGCGTGCGCCAACTGCCACGTCATGAGCGAGCACTACTCCGCATGGCTGAAGGGGAGCCACCGCTCGGTGGCGACGTGCAACGACTGCCATACGCCGCACAACCTGGTGGGCAAGTATACGACCAAGGCGCTGAACGGGTTCTGGCACTCGTTCTACTTTACGACCGGGAATTATCCGGACCCGCTCCGGATCACGCCGCGGAATAATCGCGTAACCGAGCAGGCGTGCCGCTACTGCCACGGGGAGATCGTGAGCGCGATCGATCCCGATCCGCACGCGAGCGAGGAATCGCGCGCGGGCGAGCCCATTTCCTGCATCCGGTGCCATGCGTACGTCGGGCACTGGGTGCGGTGA
- the rpoC gene encoding DNA-directed RNA polymerase subunit beta', producing the protein GKQGRFRQNLLGKRVDYSGRSVIVVGPELKLHQCGLPKAMALELFKPFIIHKLVDKGIAETVKRAKKIVERESPEVYEILEEIIRDHPVMLNRAPTLHRLGIQAFEPVLVEGKAIRIHPLVCAAFNADFDGDQMAVHVPLSFESQLECRVLLLSSNNILKPSDGRPVAEPSQDIVLGCYFATKAPVGFDELLKDPKKAAQLKAFSSVAEVEMALAQGRVAQQTAIRYCVVKDDEPNWIITTVGRVLFSAIIPSVLPFQNRDMKKKALGELVFESYRHGGLAPTVEFLDRLKEFGFHHATRGGVSIGIEDLYIPPEKETLITEAEQRVERFEKAYQTGNITNGERYNKVIDTWTHANNDIADAMVKAMKASKQGFNPVFMMFDSGSRGSRDQIRQLAGMRGLMAKPQKKLTGGIGEIIESPIKSNFREGLSVLEYFISTHGARKGLADTALKTADAGYLTRRLVDVAQDVTISEEDCGTILGLEVGALKEGEDIIEPLGERIVGNVAAEDIEDPHERDQAGRPTRIVEAGQLIDEDTARAIEDSGIETVRIRSVLTCEAKRGLCQMCYGRNLATMAMVDRGEAVGIIAAQSIGEPGTQLTLRTFHIGGTAARIAEQTARKSKVAGTLEFGDRLVAVTNSEGKQIVTSYEGEIIIRSTGEKHGVGVWRLSVPLGAELHVQDGEDVKKEQVIFTWDPYTNPIIADVNGTVRFVDLVPEESISEELDELTGLRQTVVIEDREKKLHPHIEIWQEKGGKEKRLRDFVIPVGAQLTVSDGTRITAGTTLAKVSREAYKTRDITGGLPRVAELFEARRPKDPATISEIDGFVRFGEIKRGKREVFVQPVRFEKAANGQVQVPDDTQEPQLYEVPAGKHLRVHEGDRVRAGDRLSEGAVNPHDILRIKGPRAVQEYLLNEVQEVYRLQGVKINDKHIGVIVRQMLQKVRVLDSGETEFLEGENIDKQVFRDVNERAKKKKEVAASSEPLLLGITKASLTTQSFISAASFQETTRVLTDAAIRGAKDDLLGLKENIIIGHLIPAGTGMYRYHEVDVESGPDVPTAEEQAAIAAAAAQPLFALTPAEAEVSVSPVFAEEEL; encoded by the coding sequence AGGGCAAGCAGGGCCGGTTCCGTCAGAACCTGCTCGGCAAGCGCGTGGACTACTCGGGCCGCTCGGTCATCGTCGTCGGTCCGGAGCTCAAGCTGCACCAGTGCGGCTTACCCAAGGCGATGGCGCTGGAGCTGTTCAAGCCGTTCATCATCCACAAGCTGGTGGACAAGGGGATCGCGGAGACGGTGAAGCGCGCCAAGAAGATCGTGGAGCGCGAGTCGCCCGAGGTGTACGAGATCCTCGAGGAGATCATCCGCGACCATCCGGTCATGCTCAACCGCGCGCCGACGCTCCACCGCCTGGGAATCCAGGCGTTCGAGCCGGTGCTGGTCGAGGGCAAGGCCATCCGAATTCACCCGCTCGTGTGCGCGGCGTTCAACGCCGACTTCGACGGCGACCAGATGGCGGTGCACGTGCCGCTGTCGTTCGAGTCGCAGCTCGAGTGCCGGGTGCTGCTGCTGTCGTCCAACAACATCCTCAAGCCGTCGGACGGCCGTCCGGTGGCGGAGCCGTCGCAGGACATCGTGCTCGGCTGCTACTTCGCGACGAAGGCGCCGGTCGGGTTCGACGAGCTGCTCAAGGATCCGAAGAAGGCCGCGCAGCTCAAGGCGTTCAGCTCCGTCGCGGAAGTGGAGATGGCGCTGGCGCAGGGCCGCGTCGCGCAGCAGACCGCGATCCGTTACTGCGTGGTCAAGGACGACGAGCCGAACTGGATCATCACGACGGTAGGCCGCGTGCTGTTCAGCGCGATCATCCCGAGCGTGCTGCCGTTCCAGAACCGCGACATGAAGAAGAAGGCGCTGGGCGAGCTCGTGTTCGAGTCGTACCGTCACGGCGGGCTGGCTCCGACGGTCGAGTTCCTCGACCGCCTGAAGGAATTCGGCTTCCACCACGCGACGCGCGGCGGAGTCTCGATCGGGATCGAGGACCTGTACATCCCACCCGAGAAGGAGACGCTCATCACCGAGGCGGAGCAGCGCGTCGAGCGGTTCGAGAAGGCGTACCAGACCGGTAACATCACGAACGGCGAGCGCTACAACAAAGTCATCGACACGTGGACGCACGCCAACAACGACATCGCGGACGCGATGGTCAAGGCGATGAAGGCGTCCAAGCAGGGCTTCAACCCCGTGTTCATGATGTTCGACTCCGGCTCGCGCGGATCGCGCGACCAGATCCGTCAGCTCGCCGGCATGCGCGGACTGATGGCGAAGCCGCAGAAGAAGCTCACGGGTGGAATCGGCGAGATCATCGAGAGCCCGATCAAGTCGAACTTCCGCGAGGGTCTGTCGGTGCTCGAGTACTTCATCTCGACGCACGGCGCGCGCAAGGGACTGGCGGACACGGCGCTCAAGACGGCCGACGCCGGCTACCTGACCCGCCGGCTGGTGGACGTGGCGCAGGACGTCACGATCAGCGAGGAGGATTGCGGCACGATCCTGGGCCTCGAGGTCGGGGCGCTGAAGGAAGGCGAGGACATCATCGAGCCGCTGGGCGAGAGAATCGTCGGCAACGTCGCCGCCGAGGACATCGAGGATCCGCACGAGCGGGATCAGGCCGGCCGTCCGACGCGGATCGTGGAAGCGGGACAGCTGATCGACGAGGACACGGCGCGCGCGATCGAGGATTCGGGGATCGAGACGGTTCGCATCCGCAGCGTGCTGACGTGCGAGGCGAAGCGCGGTCTCTGCCAGATGTGCTACGGCAGAAATCTCGCGACGATGGCGATGGTGGACCGCGGCGAGGCCGTGGGCATCATCGCGGCGCAATCGATCGGCGAGCCGGGCACTCAGCTCACGCTGCGCACGTTCCACATCGGTGGAACGGCGGCGCGCATCGCCGAGCAGACGGCACGCAAGTCGAAGGTCGCGGGCACGCTCGAGTTCGGGGACCGGCTGGTCGCGGTCACCAACTCCGAGGGCAAGCAGATCGTCACGTCGTACGAGGGTGAGATCATCATCCGCTCGACGGGCGAGAAGCACGGCGTCGGTGTGTGGCGCCTGTCGGTGCCGCTCGGCGCGGAGCTGCACGTGCAGGACGGCGAGGACGTGAAGAAGGAGCAGGTGATCTTCACCTGGGACCCGTACACCAACCCGATCATCGCGGACGTGAACGGAACGGTCCGGTTCGTGGACCTGGTTCCCGAGGAGTCGATCTCCGAGGAGCTGGACGAGCTGACCGGTCTGCGGCAGACGGTCGTGATCGAGGATCGCGAGAAGAAGCTCCACCCGCACATCGAGATCTGGCAGGAGAAGGGCGGGAAGGAGAAGCGCCTGCGCGACTTCGTCATCCCGGTGGGCGCGCAGCTCACCGTGAGCGACGGCACGCGCATCACCGCCGGCACCACGCTGGCGAAGGTGAGCCGCGAGGCGTACAAGACGCGCGACATCACCGGCGGTCTGCCGCGAGTTGCGGAGCTGTTCGAGGCGCGGCGCCCGAAGGACCCGGCGACGATCTCGGAGATAGACGGGTTCGTGCGGTTCGGCGAGATCAAGCGCGGCAAGCGCGAGGTGTTCGTGCAGCCCGTGCGGTTTGAGAAGGCTGCGAACGGCCAGGTGCAGGTGCCGGACGACACGCAGGAGCCGCAGCTGTATGAAGTGCCCGCCGGCAAGCACTTGCGGGTGCACGAGGGCGATCGCGTGCGCGCGGGTGACAGGCTGAGCGAGGGTGCGGTAAACCCGCACGACATCCTGCGGATCAAGGGACCGCGCGCGGTGCAGGAGTATCTGCTGAACGAGGTGCAGGAGGTCTATCGTCTGCAGGGCGTGAAGATCAACGACAAGCACATCGGCGTGATCGTGCGCCAGATGCTGCAGAAGGTCCGCGTCCTGGATTCGGGCGAGACCGAGTTCCTCGAGGGCGAGAACATCGACAAGCAGGTCTTCCGCGACGTGAACGAGCGGGCGAAGAAGAAGAAGGAAGTGGCTGCTTCTTCCGAGCCGCTGCTGCTCGGCATCACGAAGGCGAGTCTCACGACCCAGTCGTTCATCTCGGCGGCGAGCTTCCAGGAGACCACGCGCGTGCTGACCGACGCGGCCATTCGCGGCGCGAAGGACGATCTCCTTGGACTCAAGGAGAACATCATCATCGGTCACCTGATCCCGGCGGGTACGGGCATGTACCGGTATCACGAGGTGGACGTCGAGAGCGGCCCGGACGTGCCGACTGCGGAGGAGCAGGCAGCCATCGCTGCGGCCGCGGCGCAGCCGCTGTTCGCGCTGACGCCGGCGGAAGCCGAGGTGAGTGTGTCGCCGGTGTTCGCTGAGGAAGAGCTGTAG